A region of Spiribacter roseus DNA encodes the following proteins:
- the recB gene encoding exodeoxyribonuclease V subunit beta — MTEAQTLDVLTAPLDGQHLIEASAGTGKTFTLTAIYLRLVLGHDPANPQRRPMLPPEILVMTFTRDATKELRDRIRARLATAARCFAGAADPQPDDTILAALLTAYPDPDARQRHADHLRAAADWMDEAAIYTIHSFCHRMLQQHAFEAGTAFALELSEDTDLITREAIEDYWRETVYPLDEVQLGALGFVLSGQSNDPRPSVERFATNLKALLKRRDSLPEPSGDDPMAAIAASARRAAEATDALRQAVKSDLEGFEQALADARASRRLRGNRRPTAGTWANTLKPALAEWAANPAQPHPGIELDQISLSTLNAGTAKDCTLPEALAEHPIAIAAYALQSARTALAGAAAPFYAHAVGWVARRVEATQHQRGVIGFNDMLTRLRDALDQPGADTRLAATIRRQFPVALVDEFQDTDPVQYRILQAIYPADESASLILIGDPKQAIYGFRGADLATYLSAAARIPAGQRYTLDRNYRSSTGMVEAVNTLFGQSPMQPGPFHPDAIDFARVEANGRNEALWIGEQPATAMTLWQLEPQDAPDESIPLPVYRQQMAEAGAEQIRQLLDRAASGEARFENAETSRAVRPADIAILVRSGQEAGLIREALRRRGLASVYLSDRDNVLKTPEAGDVLRWLQAMATPESERRVRTALGTASMGYDWATLEGLFSDDARWEAALEQFQDYAERWQRQGVLPALRQLIHDHALASRLATRSGGERTLTNLLQISELLQEAAATLDGAGGLIRWLDEAMQHRGETPADDRILRLESDAALIKVVTIHKSKGLEYPLVFLPFICSYRSARAEPPLVRTTEKGPEIAFDAGRDDTDAARDRQQAEDMRLLYVAVTRAIHACWLGMAPVRGSAQTGSATVHLQRSAIGRLLGCSDDMRPMDLGPCLEALAGQSPALTRERIQPTQPGAPVATTALAPAPAMAVARHYTGPAPGRARWWIASYSALVEDGPRAAIPGTAQADILAEESRDAAPTPAAPTQTAADSVAMIPAGPATGTLIHAQLEALASRRFPGADDPAFSTIVERGLRGQRWQPWAPAIRDWLAAVTDTDLPLPGAAPVRLSTLDAGALVAELEFLMAVGRARASQIDAIIRRHTLAGVGRPALGENELNGMIKGYIDLVFCHEGRYWVMDYKSNRLPANSDAQPSRALEQIVREKRYDAQYALYLLALHRLLRARLGSSYDYDTHVGGAICFFLRGINQSSRGIHAERPDRALVESLDALFNEAPEHV, encoded by the coding sequence GTGACCGAAGCACAGACACTCGACGTCCTCACCGCGCCCCTCGACGGGCAGCACCTGATCGAGGCAAGCGCGGGCACCGGCAAGACGTTCACCCTGACGGCGATCTATCTGCGTCTGGTGCTGGGACACGATCCGGCCAACCCGCAGCGCCGGCCCATGCTGCCGCCCGAGATACTGGTGATGACCTTCACCCGCGACGCGACCAAGGAGCTGCGCGACCGGATCCGCGCGCGGCTGGCCACCGCCGCCCGATGCTTTGCCGGTGCCGCCGATCCGCAGCCCGACGACACGATTCTCGCCGCGCTGCTCACCGCCTACCCCGACCCCGATGCCCGTCAGCGGCATGCCGATCACCTGCGCGCGGCGGCTGACTGGATGGACGAGGCAGCCATCTACACCATCCACAGTTTCTGCCATCGAATGCTCCAGCAGCATGCCTTCGAAGCCGGGACTGCTTTTGCCCTGGAGTTGAGTGAGGACACCGACCTGATCACGCGCGAGGCCATCGAGGACTACTGGCGCGAAACGGTCTACCCCCTCGATGAGGTCCAGCTGGGCGCTCTGGGCTTTGTGCTCAGCGGTCAATCGAACGACCCGCGACCCTCAGTGGAGCGCTTCGCGACCAACCTCAAAGCGCTGCTGAAGCGGCGCGATTCCCTGCCGGAGCCGTCCGGCGATGACCCGATGGCGGCGATCGCGGCCAGTGCCCGGCGCGCTGCGGAGGCGACGGACGCGCTTCGGCAGGCGGTGAAGAGCGATCTCGAGGGCTTTGAGCAGGCCCTCGCCGACGCCCGCGCCAGCCGCCGCCTGCGCGGCAACCGCAGGCCCACTGCCGGGACCTGGGCGAACACCCTCAAACCGGCCCTGGCGGAGTGGGCGGCCAACCCCGCTCAGCCACACCCGGGCATCGAGCTCGATCAGATCAGTCTGAGCACCCTGAATGCCGGCACCGCCAAGGACTGCACGCTGCCGGAAGCGCTCGCCGAGCACCCGATCGCAATCGCCGCCTACGCCCTGCAGTCCGCCCGGACGGCGCTCGCCGGCGCGGCGGCGCCGTTCTACGCCCATGCCGTGGGATGGGTGGCCCGACGGGTCGAGGCCACACAGCACCAACGCGGCGTCATCGGGTTCAATGACATGCTGACGCGCCTGCGCGATGCGCTTGATCAACCCGGCGCCGATACGCGCCTGGCGGCAACCATCCGCCGGCAGTTTCCGGTCGCGCTGGTGGACGAATTCCAGGACACCGACCCGGTGCAGTACCGGATCCTGCAGGCCATCTACCCGGCGGACGAATCCGCCAGCCTGATCCTGATCGGCGACCCCAAGCAGGCCATCTACGGCTTCCGCGGCGCGGACCTGGCGACCTACCTGAGCGCAGCCGCACGGATCCCCGCTGGCCAGCGCTACACCCTGGATCGCAACTATCGCTCAAGCACCGGCATGGTGGAGGCGGTCAATACCCTGTTCGGCCAGTCTCCGATGCAGCCCGGGCCCTTCCATCCGGATGCCATCGATTTTGCCCGGGTCGAGGCCAATGGCCGCAACGAGGCGCTGTGGATCGGCGAGCAGCCCGCGACCGCCATGACGCTCTGGCAGCTCGAGCCGCAGGACGCGCCTGACGAGAGCATCCCCCTGCCGGTCTACCGCCAGCAGATGGCTGAAGCCGGTGCCGAGCAGATCCGCCAGCTCCTCGACCGGGCCGCGTCCGGCGAGGCCCGGTTCGAAAACGCGGAAACATCCCGCGCCGTCCGGCCGGCGGATATCGCCATTCTGGTCCGCAGCGGCCAGGAGGCCGGTTTGATCCGCGAGGCCCTGCGGCGTCGGGGGCTGGCATCGGTCTATCTGTCGGATCGTGACAATGTCCTCAAGACCCCCGAGGCGGGAGATGTGCTGCGCTGGCTGCAGGCAATGGCCACGCCGGAATCCGAGCGCCGGGTACGCACCGCCCTGGGGACCGCCAGCATGGGTTATGACTGGGCAACGCTGGAAGGACTGTTCAGCGACGACGCGCGCTGGGAGGCTGCGCTGGAGCAATTCCAGGACTATGCCGAGCGCTGGCAGCGTCAGGGCGTCCTGCCCGCGCTGCGCCAGCTCATCCACGACCACGCACTGGCGTCGCGCCTGGCGACGCGGAGCGGTGGCGAGCGGACATTGACCAACCTGTTGCAGATCAGCGAGCTACTCCAGGAAGCCGCCGCCACGCTCGATGGCGCGGGCGGTCTGATCCGCTGGCTTGATGAAGCCATGCAGCATCGCGGCGAAACGCCCGCCGACGACCGCATCCTGCGTCTGGAAAGCGACGCGGCCCTGATCAAAGTGGTGACCATCCATAAATCCAAGGGCCTCGAATACCCACTGGTGTTCCTGCCATTCATCTGCAGCTACCGCAGCGCCCGGGCCGAGCCGCCCTTGGTGCGGACCACCGAGAAGGGTCCCGAAATCGCCTTTGACGCAGGGCGCGACGACACGGATGCCGCCCGGGATCGCCAGCAGGCGGAAGACATGCGCCTGCTCTACGTCGCTGTCACCCGAGCCATCCACGCCTGCTGGCTGGGAATGGCCCCCGTGCGCGGGAGTGCCCAGACGGGATCGGCGACGGTGCATCTGCAGCGCTCGGCCATCGGCCGCCTGCTTGGCTGTTCCGATGACATGCGCCCGATGGATCTGGGCCCCTGCCTCGAGGCACTGGCCGGCCAGAGCCCGGCATTGACCCGCGAGCGTATCCAGCCGACGCAGCCAGGCGCACCGGTGGCGACCACCGCGCTGGCCCCGGCGCCGGCCATGGCGGTGGCGCGCCACTACACCGGCCCGGCGCCGGGCCGGGCGCGATGGTGGATCGCCAGCTACAGCGCGCTGGTCGAGGACGGGCCGCGCGCCGCCATCCCCGGCACAGCGCAGGCGGACATCCTGGCCGAGGAAAGCCGCGATGCAGCGCCGACGCCCGCCGCACCGACGCAGACGGCGGCCGATTCCGTCGCGATGATCCCGGCCGGACCGGCCACGGGCACCCTCATCCACGCGCAGCTCGAGGCACTCGCCAGTCGGCGGTTTCCCGGCGCGGATGATCCCGCCTTCAGTACCATTGTCGAGCGTGGTCTGCGCGGACAGCGCTGGCAGCCCTGGGCACCGGCCATTCGGGACTGGCTGGCCGCCGTGACCGACACCGACCTGCCCCTGCCGGGCGCGGCACCGGTCCGCCTCAGCACTCTCGATGCCGGGGCGCTGGTGGCCGAGCTCGAGTTCCTGATGGCGGTGGGACGGGCCCGGGCGAGTCAGATCGACGCGATCATCCGCCGTCATACCCTGGCCGGCGTCGGCCGCCCCGCCCTGGGCGAAAATGAACTGAACGGCATGATCAAGGGCTATATCGATCTGGTCTTCTGCCACGAGGGGCGGTACTGGGTCATGGACTACAAGTCCAACCGCCTGCCGGCGAACAGCGACGCCCAGCCTTCCCGGGCGCTCGAGCAGATCGTTCGCGAGAAACGCTACGACGCGCAGTACGCGCTCTACCTGCTGGCGCTCCATCGGTTGCTGCGGGCGCGGCTCGGCTCCAGCTACGACTACGACACCCACGTCGGCGGAGCGATATGTTTTTTCCTGCGCGGCATCAACCAGAGCAGCCGCGGGATACATGCCGAACGCCCTGACCGGGCGCTTGTGGAATCCCTGGATGCGCTTTTCAACGAGGCCCCGGAGCATGTCTGA